CAAGAAAGTGGGACTGCGTACCGATGCATCCGGTAAATTCGAAAAGGGACTGGATCCGAATAATGCACAGGAAGCTATCGATCGTGCCTGCCAGCTGGTAGAAGAGATGGGAGCCGGAGAAGTTGTTGGCGGAATGGTTGACATTTATCCGGAGAAGAGAGAGCCTGTCAGAGTACCATTTGATGCAGACGCAGTGAACAAACTTCTGGGAACAGAGATTTCAGAAGAAGATATGCTGTCTTACTTCAAGAAGATTGATCTGGGATACGATCCGGAAACAAAAGAAGTGATCGCACCGACCTTCCGTCAGGATCTGTTCCGGCTTGCAGATCTGGCTGAGGAAGTGGCAAGATTCTATGGATATGACAATATTCCGACCACACTTCCGACCGGAGAGGCAACCACAGGAAAACTTTCCTACAAGCTTCGAATCGAAGAAGTGGCAAGAGACATTGCAGAGTTCTGCGGTTTCAGTCAGGGAATGACTTATTCCTTCGAAAGCCCGAAGGTATTTGACAAGCTGTTGATTCCGGCAGACTCTAAGTTAAGAGAAGCAATCCAGATTATGAATCCGCTGGGAGAAGATTACAGTATCATGCGAACCACATCCCTGAATGGAATGCTGACTTCTCTTGCGACCAACTATAACCGCAGAAATAAAGACGTAAGACTTTATGAACTGGGAAATGTATACCGTCCAAAGGCTCTTCCGCTGACTGAACTGCCGGATGAAAGAATGCAGTTTACACTGGGTATGTACGGAAACGGTGATTTCTTCTACATGAAAGGCGTGGTAGAGGAATTCTTCGAAAAGATCGGAATGCACGGCAGAGAATCTTATGATCCGAATGCCGGAAAACCTTTCCTGCATCCGGGACGCCAGGCAAATATCATCTATGCCGGAAAAGTAGTAGGTTTCTTAGGTGAGGTTCATCCGGAAGTGGCAGATACTTACGGAATCGGTGAGCGTGCTTATGTGGCAGTGATTGACATGCCGGAGATCATGGAATTTGCATCCTTCGACAGAAAATATGAGGGAATCGCAAAATATCCGGCTGTTACACGTGATATCAGTATGGTAGTTCCGAAGAGTATTCTGGTAGGACAGATTGAAGAAGTGATCGCAGACAAGGGCGGAGCACATCTGGAAAGTTATCAGTTGTTCGATCTGTACGAAGGAGCCCAGATCAAACCGGGTTACAAGTCTGTGGCATATTCTATCGTATTCCGTGCAAAAGACCGTACCCTGGAAGATGCAGATGTAAGTGCGGCAATGGACAAGATCTTAAAGGGTCTGGAAGCACTTGGTATTGAACTGAGAAAGTAGGGGAAAACGTGAAAACCAGTGATTTTTATTATGATCTTCCGGAGGAACTGATCGCTCAGGATCCTCTGGAGGATCGATCCAGCTCCCGAATGCTTGTACTGAATAAAGTGACAGGAGAATGGGAACATCGGGTCTTTAAAGATATTATAGACTATCTGAATCCGGGAGATTGCCTCGTGATCAATGATACGAAGGTAATCCCGGCCAGACTGATCGGCGTCAAACCGGATACAGGTGCAAAAATCGAAGTCTTATTGTTGAAGCGGAAGGAAAAAGATGTCTGGGAAGCTCTGGTGCGTCCGGGAAGAAAACTTCGCCCGGGTGCGAAGGTGAGTTTTGGAGAGGGACTTCTTACCGGAGAAATTCTGGAGATTGCAGAGGAAGGCAATCGTCTGATCAAATTCCACTATGACGGGATTTTTGAGGAAATCCTGGATCAGCTGGGGCAGATGCCGCTACCGCCGTATATTAAGCATCAGTTAAAAGAACGGGAACGCTACAATACAGTCTATGCGGTACATGAAGGCTCTGCGGCTGCACCTACGGCTGGATTGCATTTTACACCGGAACTTCTGGAGCAGATTGAGAAAAAAGGGATTGATATTGCAAGAATCACGCTTCATGTGGGACTTGGAACTTTCCGACCGGTAAAGGCGGATGAGATTCAGGATCATCACATGCATTCCGAATATTACGAGATCAGTGAAGAAGCGGCACAGAAGGTGAATGCGACAAAAGAGCGCGGAGGACGCGTAATCTGTGTGGGAACCACCAGTTGTCGGACGGTAGAGTCTGCGGCAGATGAAAACGGACGACTGAAAGCGTGCAGTGGCTGGACAGAGATCTTCATCTATCCGGGATATAAATTCAAGATCCTGGATGGGTTGATCACCAACTTCCACTTGCCGGAGTCCACTCTCGTGATGCTGGTGTCTGCACTGGCAGGAAGAGAGCATATCCTGGCAGCTTATGAGGAAGCCGTAAAAGAGCGGTATCGGTTCTTTTCCTTTGGCGATGCTATGTATATAGGAACCACTCCAAATCAAACAAATGTTGGTTCTTCTCAGGAATCAGAGAAAAGTAAATAATGGGATAAAAAGAAACCCAGAGGCTTAGTGGCTTCTGGGTATTTTTATATCAGGAATCTTTATAAGTGAATGTATGGGATAGACCGTTGCGAAATACGATGGTTTCCGGTCGGCCGGATCTCAGGATAATAGAATCCAGGATAGAAGAAAAAAAGTTTTTCAGGATTTCCGGATCCAGAGCTTTGGCAAGGTTTTCGTAGTAGATGTACTCTTTATCTGTCAGCTGCTGTGTCAGGATGAAAGAAGATGCCTGCTGTATAAATGCTTCATCGTCCATGGTATGCTCCCACAGGTCCTGAGACATCATGCCGATTGCCTCGTTGATCTCCTGGAGGCGATCTGTAATCTGCTGTTTCCGGACAAGGTACTCACGCTCAGAGATAGAATCATCGCTGTATAGGTAAAGATCGTTCAGACGATCCAAGGCACGTTGTTGTCTCTTTTGTTCTGTTCTGATGCGTTTTAACTCCGGATCAACCTTAGGTTTGGATTTTGCAGACTTCAAGAGCACCGGATCACTTCCGGAGTATTTCTCTAACATGTCAAAAAGGGATGCAAGACCGTCCGGATCCACATGATCGACATTGGAAAAGGTACTGCCACGTAATAAGTGCTTCTGGAGATCTTCCAAAGAATGGATGTCGGTAAAATTCTTCTGCGCATTCAAAATATTCAGAATGTAGTTCAGAAGGAACTCTCCAAGGACAACATCCGAAGTATATTTTGCATGGCATGTCTTGGTTTTCCAGACATTCGGGCATCCGTATTTTGACGGACGATATCCGGAGGCATGACGATTCCCTGGAGAAGCACGAAAAGCAGCACCGCATTCAGCACACCAGATTAGACCAGAGAATACATTCACACGTTTCTGTTTTGCTTTTCTTCCAGGAGTATTCCGGTACCGGGCATTTTTATCAAGAGTAGCCTGGATCCGATTGAAACGCTCCTGATCTATTGAGGCCGGATGGTGGTTTTCTACGATAACCCACTCAGAGGGATCCTTAATAGCTTTTCTTCCAGGAATTTTGTAATAATTGTACCGATAGATACCAAGATACCATGGATTACGCAAAATCGCCCACACAGAAACAGGACTCCATAAATTTCCGCTCCTGGAGCAATATCCCATTTCATTCAGCTTCCGGGCTGTGTGTACAAGAGATTGATTACTTTCATAGATCTCTATCATGTCGTTGTAGATTTTGTTTTCTTCCGGATCAATGGAAAATGTCTGTGTTGGTTTATCGTAAGAATATCCGAACGGGACACGTCCACCATTCCAGACACCATTTGAGGCTCTGTTTATCATGGTAGCTGTGACACGCTCTGAGGTCATATTTCGCTCTAATTCTGCAAAGATCAAGATAATCTTCAACATGGCTTCACCGATTGCGGTAGAAGTATCAAATTGTTCATTCTTGCTGACGAATGTAACACCCAACTCTTTTAGTTCTGCATACATGTTTGCAAAGTCCAGTAGATTTCTGGAAATACGGTCGATCTTCCAGACTAGCAGATGAGTAAAAAGTCCTTCCCGGATCTGAGACATCATTTTCTGGTATGCCGGTCGGTCTGTATTCTTTCCGGAATACCCAGCATCCTCAAAGATCACAAAATCCTCCGTATTCAGGATATACTTGCAGTAGGCTGTGAGTTCCTGTTTCATCATCGGCAGCGAATCTTTATCTATTTGGTAGACTGTGGAAACACGGACGTAGATTGCTACCCTGATATGTGTCTCTGAGCCTGATTCAGGCATCATATAGCTTTTATTCATAATTCCTCCATCAAATAGAAATAGCCCCTACACGGGGCTATACTTAGTTCACATAGGGCATGTATTTATTCAGTGCCGCCCAAACTACATTCTTATCATCACGACTTGCAACCTGATAACAGGCAAGGAGCCGTTGCAATTCTTCAACCTGTTCCAGGTGATCTCTGTTCTCTTGAATGTCGCTGTTACTCATAAGCATACCTCCGATAATTATTTACAGCTTGGTATCTGCTATGTACTAAGTTCCCCGGAAATGTTTTCTTCGCCAGGAAAAATATGAAAATGCGATCACCCCTTTTTTCGATCCGCATACTTCTCTGGAATAGCCATGTGTGTACGCAGAAAGTCTTTGCACATCTCCTGATTCTCTTCTGGAATAGCGGATATAATCTCGGCCCATTCTGGATCCAGTCCCGAAACCATCAATGTGCTGTCGTGTATTTCTTCCCTTGCATATCCAACCACTAAGTAGTCAATAGATACATCTAAGTAGGATGCGATTTTGCATACGACGTCAAGCCTTGGAGAAATACCACTTTTCCATTCCGGGATATAATCTTCGTCCAAGTCTAATTTCCTCAAAACAGCAGTGAGTCCCGTTCCTTTTATCTTGCAAACTCTCTTTAAAGAGTTGTAAAACATAACTCCGTCAAAGTCTGGATTGATGTTTGGAGCTTCCGGAGCATCTCCTGATCCAAAACCGTTTACCAGATAATCGAGAGACACATTAAGGTGTTCGGCGATTTGGCAAACAATATCAATAGAGGGAGATGATCCTGCTTTCCATCTACCAGTAGCACTGGTACTGAGCTTAAGCTCTTTTAATACTGCCGTTGGAGTCGTCCCTTTTTCTTTGCATACAGCTTTTAGATTGTCGTAAAACATAAAACCTCCAAAAAAATATAACAAAACAATACATTCGCTTGACGAACTCGCAAAAAAGAGTTAGACTAACAAACATAAACAACAAAACATTATCATTTTCAAATCTAAAAAAGCACCTCTATTATACCTAACAAATGTTTGGTAGTAAAGAGGAAAAAGGAGGGAACTCATGGAAAGAAAACTGTCCATGTGGTGCAAAAATGCCAAGATCGAAATGATCCGGCGTGATCTAAAGACCACGGAGCTTGCGGCGAAACTGGATATGAACCGGAGTTATGTAAGCTCAATCTTGAATGGTCGAGTATATAGCGCACCGGCAGTCAAAAAGATCTCTGATTACTTAGGGATCGCTGACAGCGACACCACAACTGTATGATTAAATGATAGCGCACGGAGGAACGTTGGAACATGGAGAAAGAATGTAAGGATTGCGGTGGAAGTATCTACTTCCAGTGTAGAAAAGAAGCCGCAAAATACAATGACAGGCTGAGCAGCCGTGAGGGAGCTTCGGAAATGCTGAATATTTCCGTGTCGAGTCTGAGCAACTATGAGTTGGGGCTGACACCAGTACCGACGGATGTGGTTGTTAGAATGGCTGACCTTTACGGAGCACCGGAACTGGAGGCTTGTTATTGCAAAAATGATTGCCCGATCGGGAAACGGCAGAACATCGCTACAAAGATCCGGGGCATTGAACAGATCACATGCAGTTTATTGGATCATGCGGACGATGATTTGATGCATGGAATAAAAAGAGATCTGATAAACATCGCCAGTGATGGGAAACTGGATCTGGGAGAAGAAAACCGGCTAAGAAAGATTGTCACAGAACTGAGTCAGTTTGCAGATGATGTGATGGAACTGAGAATGTTTCTGCGAAAATACGGGGGTGAATCGGATGGAATTGATTGAGAGATTGAAACAGCAACTGTCCGAGGTTTACGGAATCCATAACGAGGAAGATCTTTTGAAAGCTATGGAAAAGCAGAAACCGATTGATATAGGGGTATTCGTGAGGGAGGTAAATGGAATTGAGAAAGCTGGTTAAGATTATTGCAATGGTTGCGATAGCAACAATAATGCAGATCGGGGCTTGTAAGATAGCCTACACAGAAAGAGGATATCAGGCAATGGGGAGTGAAAGACTGGTATTTCCGATCGTACTTTATGCGGAGTATAAAGCGTTCTGTGAACCGGAAGAAGAGCATAATGCCAGATAAGGCATTTGCATAAAGGAGGAATTTATATGGGACAAATGACAGCAGATCAGTATCTGGATCAGATCCAGAGCAAGTTGATGCAGACATTAACTGAGAAAAAAGACGCCATGCCACCTGGATTCAATCAGCAGAGATTCGCTCTGAACTGTGTGACGGTGATTCGGGACATGATGAAAGATCGTAAAAAAAAGGAGAATCTGCAGACAGTCGATATTAATTCGATTGTTCTCTGCATGATAAAGGGCGCCTACTTGGGACTGGATTTCCTGAATGGTGAGTGTTATGCGATCCCTTATAAGGGTGAAATGACATTCCAAACGGACTACAAAGGCGAAATTAAGGTCTGCAAGCGGTTCAGTAATGATCCGATCAAAGATATTTACGCCAAGGTAGTACGAAAAGGAGATGCCTATGATGAAGGAGTAGAGGGAGGCGCTCAGGTGCTGAATTTTAAGCCTGTGCCGTTCTCGAATGAAGAGATTATCGGGGCATTTGCGGTAGTTATGTATGCTGACGGAACCATTAAATACGACAGTATGAGTGTGGAAGAGATACGCCACACGAAAGACACCTACTCTAAGGCAGCAAATAGCCAGGCATGGAGAGATTCATTTGGGGAAATGTGCAAGAAAACGGTTATCCGCAGACTGAGCAAGCTGATTGATCTGAATCTGGACAAGGTGGAAATGATTAAGGCTTATGAGGAGGGATCCGGCTTTGAATTTGAAAATCAGCAGATCTCCGGAGGATCCACCAGGCAGGCAGCACAGTTACCAGGAACAGAAAATGTGGTTGATGCCTTTGCACCGGGGCAGACAACCGGACAGAAAACACTCGAACAGAAGCCACAGCCGGCAGTAACGCCACAGGATTTCCGGCAAGCACCGGAGAGAGAACCGATAGCGGAAGAAATACCACCGCAGTATTATCCGGAGGAAGAGTTTATGTCACCGGATGATTATCCGGATGATGAAATGCCGTGGAAATAAAGAAATGGAGGAAAAAGGGAATGAATGAATTACAGGTAGTAGTACACCAGGAACCAGGAACCGTAACATGGAATTATGAAGATCTGAAAGCAGCAATCACAAATGCTCTGGAGGTATACAAGACAACAGAGTATGACGATTCTAACATTGGTCAGGCAAAGAAAGATCGGGCAATGCTGAATAATCTTTCAAAGTCAGTGAACGCCCGGAAGATTGAGATCAAGAAAAAGTGCCTTGAACCGTTTGAGCTGATCGACACTCAGGCAAAAGAACTGATGGCGATCATTCAGGAGCCGATTGCAGTTATTGATGAACGCCTGACAGAATATGAAAACCTCAGACGACAGAAGGTAAGAGCCGTGATCCTGGAATATATGGCAAACGACTTTGACGGGATTGAACAGAAGATTGCCGATAAGGCGAAAGAAGCCCTGTATGATGTTCGATGGGAAAATGCAACTGCAAAGAAATCAGAATGGCAGACAGCGATTGATGCCAAGGCTGAGGCTATCCGATCAGACCTGCAGGTGTTGGAAGCCGTCGAAGAAAAATTTAGATCGTATGCTATGGATTCATACAGAGTAAAACTGAGATTGGCGGATGCTATGCAGAAAGTTCAGGAACTGAGAGCCCAGGAAGCGGCGATCCTGAAAAGACAGCAGGAAGAGGAAGAGAGAAAGAGACGTGAGGAAGAGGAACGCTGCAGACGTCAAGCAGAAGAAGAGAGAAAGAAGATCGAAGAGGAAAAAAGACGACGTGAGGCAGAAGAAGTGGAGGAATATCTTGGAAATCCTGAGTCGGAGATTGGAAAAGCGATTGACAGTATCGAAAGAGGAGCGTTTGTCAATGCGACTACTCCAAATCAGAACCAGACTCCGGTAGTTGAAACTGTACCGGCACAGAATCCAGAACCGGAAGTGCAGCATGTGTTGAAACCAAGTCAGACAATCAGAATCACTGGAACACCGGAAGAGTACCAGAAGGTCATTGAGTACATTAAGGTGATGGGGATTGGTTACGAGGAGGTGTAGCACATGGGATTTCAGTTGACATCGGAGAATTACTACTCTGACATAGCCAATTATGAGTACATGTCAGTTTCCCAGTTCAAAGATTTTGCCGGAACATATGGGAAGTTGGGATGCGAAGCCTGTGCCATGGCGAAAATTCGTGGCCAGTATAAAGAACCGGAGAGAACAGCACTTCTGGAAGGAAGCTATGTAGATGCTTTCTATGAGGGCACACTGGACAAATTCAAGGCAGATAATCCGGAAATGTTTAAACGGGATGGAGAACTGAAAGCAACGTTTCAGAAAGCAGATCGGGCGATCGAAAGAAGTCTGAGAGATCCACTTTTCCAGGAATACATGTCTGGAGAAAAACAGGTCATAATGACCGGAGAGCTTTTTGGATCCAAGTGGAAGATCAAAATGGACAGCTACCACCCGGGTAGAGCGATTGTAGATCTGAAATACATGCAGTCACTTACAAAGTTTGGATATGTTCCGGATATTGGATATCTGGATTTTGTCCGATACTGGGGGTATGACATTCAGGGAGCAATCTATCAGGAGATCGTAAGACAGAATACTGGGAAGAAATTGCCGTTTTATATTGCCGGGATCTCCAAGGAAGAGGCAATGAACATTGAAGTAATCTACATACATGACAACTATCTGGAAGAGGCGCTGCATATCGTAGAAAGCCGGATGCCGAGGATTCTGGATGTGAAATACAACGGTGTAGTACCGGATAGATGTGAGCAGTGTATCTGGTGCAGAGATACCAAGGTTTTGCAAGGTCCTATCGGAATCGGGGATCTGACAGCGAGTTTGTAGTATGGAGGTACAGGATATGGCGTGGATCACGGTAGATCAGAAGCTGATCGGTGGAAAACTAAGGAATTTTGCAAAGCAATCCGGAATCAGCCAGAATGAGGCAATCGGGATCCTGATACGGTTATGGCTGTGGGGATTGGACAACGCAGAAGAAAGCGGTCGAATAATAGCAGCCGAACATGAGGACATTGAAGAGGCTATCCGCCCGGGATTCCTAGAAGTTGAACGGAGTACGATCTCGAATATCGTTGATAACCTGATAAAGACAGGGTGGATAGATAAAAAAGGGGATTCCTTGTATTTGCATGACTGGATAGACTGGAGGAGTTTTTATACATCCTATGAAAGCAAAAAAGCACAGCATGCGGAACGAATGAGAAATTACAGAGCCGAAAAGAAAAAAGAGCAGCAAGCGCAACCGGAACCAGAAGAGAAACCGGTAGAACCGAAGAAAGCAATCAGAAAAGAGTACGCTGTAGGCTTTGAAGAGTTCTGGAAGATCTACCCAAGGAAGGTAGACAAAGGGAACGCATATAAGAAATATCAGGCAAGGCTGAATGATGGATATTCGGAAGCTGAGCTGCTGACAGCCGCAACCAATTATGCGAACCAGTGCAAGAGGGAAAAGACCGAGGCAAGATTCATAAAGCATCCAAAAACGTTCCTGAGCGACACGATGCCGTTCACGGACTTCTTAGATCATGGACAGCAGACGAATATACCAGAACAACAGGAACCGCCCGGAAAACGTAAGAATCCGTTTTTATAGGCAGTATAGGAGGATAACAGAGAATGGATGATATCGGAAGTATGTTGCCCTCTCATACCCAGGAGGAGGTCAGCCCGATTAAAAAGGGCGATTATAAGGGGGATGATGGTCTGATCCGATGTGGCGTATGTGGCGAGCGGAAACAATTAAAGATCAACATCTTAGGATATTCAAGAATTGTCCCATGTATATGCCAATGCAGGGCGGACGAGTTGGAGGAGAAAAGAAAAAGAGACGAGTATGAAGAGAGGATGCACACGGTGAATCGTCTGAAGGATGCCTCCATGATGGCAAGTAAGTTTCGGGATGCGAGCTTTTCGAAGTATAAGGTCAGACCAGAGAACAGGAATCAGGTGAAGTTGGCATGGAATTATGTGAAGAGATTCCATGAAATGAAGGAAAAGAATCAGGGGTTATTATTATATGGTCCGGTCGGAACTGGAAAAAGTTACACGGCAGCCTGTATAGCAAATGCTCTGATGGAACAGAGCGTGACGGTGGTTATGACATCGTTTGTGAAAATTTTACAGGATATACAGAGTGTCGGGAATGAAGCAAATTATATTCAGATTCTGAACAGTGCATCATTGCTTATTATTGACGATCTGGGGGCTGAGAGAAATACAGATTACGCCCTAGAAAAGGTATACAACATCATTGATAGCCGGAGCCGGACAGATAAGCCGATGATTTTAACAACGAATCTGGAATTGCCTGAGATGTTAGAGTGTACGGATATTCGCTATAAAAGAGTGTATGACAGGATTTTTGAAACCTGTTATCCGGTTGAGATGAAAGGAAAATCATTCCGGCAGATAGAAGCAGCACAAAGATTTGAAAACATGCAAAAGTTTTTAGGATGAGGTGGAACATGGGAATAGGTGAAAATATCAAAAGGATCAGAACGGGTATGGGGCTTTCGCAGAAAGCCTTTGGTGACCTGATCGGGAAGAGTGAAAGTCAGATCGGCAGTTATGAAAATGAAAAAACGGATATACTGGCATCCACTCTTTACAGGATCGCAGAAGTAGCACATGTAGATTTCAATAATTTGATGGCCGGTATTCTTCCGGAAGAAAAAGAATCGAAAAAGGAGCCGGACTGGGATGCAGAATTGAGAATCTACAACATGGAGGATCGTCTGACGGTAATTAAGATTCTGGCGAAGAACGGCTATGATGTGGGGCAGCATAAACGGCCAAAAGGGAAAGGCAGCTCACTGGATTACTTTATCCATGCAAAAGATCTTTCCACCAATGCCGATACATCAAAGTAGGAGGTAGGTATGGAAGTAAGATTTACGATCCTGGGGGAGCCAAAGGGAAAAGGCAGACCGAGGTTTTGCAGGAATACCGGACATGCGATTACGCCGAAAGATACCGTGAACTATGAAACACTGGTTCGGATGGAATACGGCGTAGCCTATTCGGATTTTAAGTTTCCGGACGATGCGATGTTGGATATGCGGATAAAGGCTTTTTATTCCATTCCAAAATCAGCATCCAAAAAGAAACGGGCATCAATGTTGGCGAATGAGATCAGACCGACCAAGAAGCCTGATATGGACAACGTGGTTAAGATCATAGCGGATTCCCTGAATCAGGTGGCATACCGAGACGATACGCAGATCGTAGATTGCCAGTGCCGGAAATTCTATTCAGAGAATCCACGAGTAGAGGTAATGATACAAGATATTCAGCCGAAACAGGCGGAAAGGGGTATGAAATGAACAACTATGAGGAAATGATGATTGAAAGCGATGTATTCGCAAATGCCAGGGACAACTTCGATTCGTTATTGCAGAAGCTGTTTAAGAGTATGGAGAATAACGAGTCAGACGAGGGAAGTATTACCCTGAAAGTGAACCTGAATATGGTGGAGGACTGGGTACCGAATGGTGAGGGCGGAACAATCCATATCAAAAAGCCGGTTCTCAAACACAAGGTTTCCATTGAGGTGCCGGTAAAAGATTCTATCGACGGTCGGAAAGATTCTGGAATGAATCTGGTATGGGATGACGAACTACGTCGGTATGTTCTGAATTACATCAATGAGGGCGGACAGCAGAGCTTGTTTGATCCGGACTACGAGGAGAACCTGAAAGGCAGTGCAGGTCTGGAGGAAAGCAACTTGCTTCCTGGTCCATCAAATGAGCTTCCGGATCTCAACGGAATCCCTGACGCACATTTCACGGAAGCAGATCCGCTCGATGATGCGCTGAATCGCCCGATTACGTTAGAGGATGAAGAAATTACCGATGAAGAGAATATAAACGCTTATGGAGGCGATACGGAAGCTACAGGCAGCACAGATGGAGAGGACGATTACGAGTATGAGGAATAAATTGGCGAAGCAGTTAAAGGAATGGTTTTACCTGACCATGGATGTTCTTTGGCTGAGTATTGTTATTGGCGTGGGAGTTGGGATCGGATTTATGGGAGTTCTGGCGATCATGCTAAAAATATGATGGAGATAATACGGAGAAGGTGAAAGAATGAGAATAGTTAGTCAGGATGGATGCTATGACATTCCTTATGACCAGGCAGTTCTTAATAGAATCGGCACCACTATATCCGCTAAGACGAACACCGGAGATTTAATTCTGCTTGCTCAATACCACAAGGAGGAAAAAGCGATAAAGGCTATGGAGATGTGTGCAGGGAAATATGAAGCTTGGGAAGTGACTGTTTTTAAGTTTCCGAAAGATTCGGAGGTAGAAGTATGAGAAGAGAGAATACGAGAGATTTTTCACAGTGCCGGAAGTGTGGGGCACGGATCCTGTTTATGCGGATGAAATCCGGAAAGAGTATGCCGGTAAACCCACAGTTCGTAAACTTCCGGAAAGATGGTGGTAAGGACAGGATTGTCCTTGCCAACGGAGAAGTAACATCCGGAACGATCGTTGCTGATCTGATTGAGGCGGACGGTTACGGATATGTATCACATTTCGCAACTTGCGAATATGCACAGACATTCAGGAGGAAATAGAAGAAAATGATCAATTTTGTAATAAAGCATGGGTGCAGCACAAAAGAGGGATGGACAGATGTAGTGAGTGCTGAGACTGTCGGAACATATACAAAGTTCAGAGGAAAAGGGCTTTTCCAGGAGGAAGAGAAACAGGTGATCCGCCAGAACGTTACCAATGTATGGATCAAGGCGAGCGTATCTGCCGGAGTCGTGAGTATTCATGACCGGAACAGAGATCAGGCACTCGCAGTTTCCATTACAGAAATGGCAGCGGTTCTGAATGAGGCTTTGAGAATCGGAATGGTAAAGAAAGAGAGGTAACAAGATGGTCTGGAAAATAACAATTCTGTTATGGGCATTGGTACTGATAGGGTCCTACTTTGTAAAGTGCAGCATTTCAAGAGAAGAAAGAATCAGAGCGTCATATGGTGGAAATATCAAACTGACGCCAGGAAGAATCGTTTATTTGATTTTAGTATTTGCTTCAATCATTATGACCTTTGCAACGCTGGTATGGTTCCTGTTTTTTAAACTGTAAATAAAAATCCCCTGGTGCCATATGGCAGACAGAGGATCTCCAAAAATATTCGCTGATAAAATTATAAATTGAAGATCCGAAAAAGTCAATGCACGGACACCAGGGAGGTAATAAGATGGGAAAAGGCACACCGGGAAAACCAAAGACAGTAAGACTGAGTCAGGACGAACTGAGAGAACTCTGCCAGAAAGCGGTGGAGGATGGCGTATCG
This window of the Mediterraneibacter butyricigenes genome carries:
- a CDS encoding helix-turn-helix domain-containing protein encodes the protein MEKECKDCGGSIYFQCRKEAAKYNDRLSSREGASEMLNISVSSLSNYELGLTPVPTDVVVRMADLYGAPELEACYCKNDCPIGKRQNIATKIRGIEQITCSLLDHADDDLMHGIKRDLINIASDGKLDLGEENRLRKIVTELSQFADDVMELRMFLRKYGGESDGID
- a CDS encoding RecT family recombinase; protein product: MGQMTADQYLDQIQSKLMQTLTEKKDAMPPGFNQQRFALNCVTVIRDMMKDRKKKENLQTVDINSIVLCMIKGAYLGLDFLNGECYAIPYKGEMTFQTDYKGEIKVCKRFSNDPIKDIYAKVVRKGDAYDEGVEGGAQVLNFKPVPFSNEEIIGAFAVVMYADGTIKYDSMSVEEIRHTKDTYSKAANSQAWRDSFGEMCKKTVIRRLSKLIDLNLDKVEMIKAYEEGSGFEFENQQISGGSTRQAAQLPGTENVVDAFAPGQTTGQKTLEQKPQPAVTPQDFRQAPEREPIAEEIPPQYYPEEEFMSPDDYPDDEMPWK
- a CDS encoding DUF1351 domain-containing protein, with the protein product MNELQVVVHQEPGTVTWNYEDLKAAITNALEVYKTTEYDDSNIGQAKKDRAMLNNLSKSVNARKIEIKKKCLEPFELIDTQAKELMAIIQEPIAVIDERLTEYENLRRQKVRAVILEYMANDFDGIEQKIADKAKEALYDVRWENATAKKSEWQTAIDAKAEAIRSDLQVLEAVEEKFRSYAMDSYRVKLRLADAMQKVQELRAQEAAILKRQQEEEERKRREEEERCRRQAEEERKKIEEEKRRREAEEVEEYLGNPESEIGKAIDSIERGAFVNATTPNQNQTPVVETVPAQNPEPEVQHVLKPSQTIRITGTPEEYQKVIEYIKVMGIGYEEV
- a CDS encoding PD-(D/E)XK nuclease-like domain-containing protein, coding for MGFQLTSENYYSDIANYEYMSVSQFKDFAGTYGKLGCEACAMAKIRGQYKEPERTALLEGSYVDAFYEGTLDKFKADNPEMFKRDGELKATFQKADRAIERSLRDPLFQEYMSGEKQVIMTGELFGSKWKIKMDSYHPGRAIVDLKYMQSLTKFGYVPDIGYLDFVRYWGYDIQGAIYQEIVRQNTGKKLPFYIAGISKEEAMNIEVIYIHDNYLEEALHIVESRMPRILDVKYNGVVPDRCEQCIWCRDTKVLQGPIGIGDLTASL
- a CDS encoding ATP-binding protein: MDDIGSMLPSHTQEEVSPIKKGDYKGDDGLIRCGVCGERKQLKINILGYSRIVPCICQCRADELEEKRKRDEYEERMHTVNRLKDASMMASKFRDASFSKYKVRPENRNQVKLAWNYVKRFHEMKEKNQGLLLYGPVGTGKSYTAACIANALMEQSVTVVMTSFVKILQDIQSVGNEANYIQILNSASLLIIDDLGAERNTDYALEKVYNIIDSRSRTDKPMILTTNLELPEMLECTDIRYKRVYDRIFETCYPVEMKGKSFRQIEAAQRFENMQKFLG
- a CDS encoding helix-turn-helix domain-containing protein, which gives rise to MGIGENIKRIRTGMGLSQKAFGDLIGKSESQIGSYENEKTDILASTLYRIAEVAHVDFNNLMAGILPEEKESKKEPDWDAELRIYNMEDRLTVIKILAKNGYDVGQHKRPKGKGSSLDYFIHAKDLSTNADTSK
- a CDS encoding RusA family crossover junction endodeoxyribonuclease, translated to MEVRFTILGEPKGKGRPRFCRNTGHAITPKDTVNYETLVRMEYGVAYSDFKFPDDAMLDMRIKAFYSIPKSASKKKRASMLANEIRPTKKPDMDNVVKIIADSLNQVAYRDDTQIVDCQCRKFYSENPRVEVMIQDIQPKQAERGMK